The genomic interval CGTACCCGTTTGTCCTTAATTTCCACAGTAAGGGTGAAGTATCAAAAAGCTCACGACATTTAGATATTCTTTAGAATCCTGATATGAGTGTTTGCATTCAATTCCTGCCCGATGATGTGACGATCGCCGCTGAACCTGGCGAACCCCTCCTCCAGGTCGCTGCCCGTGCTGGGGTATCGATTCCTACTGGGTGTTTGATGGGTTCCTGCCATGCCTGCGAGGTAGAAATTGACGGCGAAGAAGCCATTTGTAGCTGCATCAGTGCCGTACCATCGGGACGATCGCAGATGACTGTGAACCTTTACTGCGACCCATCCTGGTGAGGAGAGAGGGAGATAGGGGAGGTGGGGGAGATGGGGAAGAATAACTTAAAACTTAAAACTTAAAACTTAAAACTTAAAACTTAAAACTTAAAACTTAAAACTCAAAACTCAAAACTTAAAACTCAAAACTTAAAACTCAAAACTCTCTACTACCTATCACCTATTCCCTTCTGCCCTCTGCCTTCATCCTTCATCCTTTCCCTGACACCTGCTGATAAAACGCTTCCAATGCCTGGACGCAGATTTTGTCGTCATACAGTTGGGCGTGATGGGCAACGATGGATTCAGAGATTTCCTTGCGCCAGCTCGGGTTTAATCCTAGCTGAACTGCGATCGCAACGTAATCTTCCCCCGTGGAGGCGATCGTTTCAGTGACACCCAGCATTTGCAAGATCGCGGCAGAATGGCGACCCCGCATGAACTTTCCAGGACAGGTCACAACGGGCAGACCGTAGGCAGCCGCTTCCAGTGTGCTATTCCCACCGGACCACTCAAAGCTATCGAGAAACACATCACAGACCCAGTTTAGGCTCCAGTAGCTCCCGCGATCGAGTTTGGGCAGAAATACACAGTAGTCCGAACTGGCTAATCCATACTCAGCAAATGCTGCTTGCAACCGACGTTGAAACCGTTCGACGATATGGCTGGAACTGTGACGCATAAAGACAAATTGCGCCTTTGGTACCTGTTGGGCGATCTGGGCAAAGACCCGATCGTACTGGGGCAAATATTTGTAGGGGGATTGAAAACAAAGATAAACCACCCCATCTTGCCGTAACCCAAATGCCGATCGGGGTTGCTGCGCTTCTGGCAAGGGTGGTTTGGGGTAGCAAATGCCAATATTGGGTAGCAGAATCAACTTTTCGGAGTAATGCTGCTGGGCATTCTCCGGTTCCATCAACTGGCTGGACAGGTAGTAATCAATCGTGGGGATACCAGAAGTAACCGGATGCCCCCAGGCAGTACATTGCACCGGGGCGAGGCGGAGTCCAGCAATCTGGGTGGTTTGGGGGTCCATCCCAATGTCCGTCAGCACCAGAATGTCCAATTGATCGGCAAGCACCTGGGGACAAATGGTTTCCAGCGACCCAGGAATCTGACGAAACACATCACTGATGTCCCGGAACTCCTGGGTGATGAAGTCTACCCGCTGATTAATGTGGTAGCAGTAAATTTCAAACCGATCGCGATCGTGTTCCCGAATCCATCCCCGTGCCCATGCGGCAGCACTGTGCGCCATCAGGTGAGCAGAGAGATAGCCCACACGAATCTTAGGGTGTGGGGTGTGGGGTGTGGGGTGTGGGGGAGAGTTTTGAGTTTTGAAGTTTAAGGTTTGAATTGAATCTGAGGACTGAGAAGAATTTTGAATTTTGAATTTTGAATTTTGAATTGAATTCTCCGCGTCCCCTTGTCCCCGTGCCCCCGTGCCCTCTTTTGGTTCCTGCCTCGACACCTCTCCTGCCCACTGGGGATAGTTCGCTGCCATGACGCGATGCACAAACTGTCCGTACTGCTCCTGCAATTCCCGATCGTCCAAACCCTGATAGGCAAGGTAGAAGTTTGTGCGACTACCCACTCCCTGGAGGGCAAACTGTTTTCCCTCTGGGGTAGCGAGATCGAGGCTGTGGATCAGATCATTTAATCCCTGGCAAAAGCGCTGACGGTGGCTCAAGATTTGCTCAGGTGTATCGTAGAGAACCGGAAGCGCCAGTTGCTTTTGCCAGTAAGCGTCGGCATAGTCTGGTTTGACCGTGAAGGGCAGATTGAAACTGGGCGATCGCCTCCTGGGTGCGTCCCTGTTCTTCTAAGGTCTTACCCAAACTAAAGTGGAGTTCTGCGGTTGGTTGGATGGTCAATGCTTGCTGGAAGTGGACTGCTGCCTCATCCATCCTGCCCTGACCGTTCAAAATGTGTCCCAGGTGATGGTGGGCAAGAATCGCATTCGGTTGCAGGCGAAGTGCCTGGTGCAGGTGCGAGATCGCCGCCTCTGCCTGCCCCAAACCTGACAGCAATGCACCTAAGTTAATATGGGCTGGCACATAATTGGGCTGAATTGACAGGGCTTGTCGAAAGTGTCCGATGCCCGCTTCTACCCCACCCTGTTTAATCAACAGGTTGCCCAGGTTGTTGTGTACTTCGACATTGTTGGGTTGGAGCGAGAG from Kovacikia minuta CCNUW1 carries:
- a CDS encoding O-linked N-acetylglucosamine transferase, SPINDLY family protein; protein product: MSHRQRFCQGLNDLIHSLDLATPEGKQFALQGVGSRTNFYLAYQGLDDRELQEQYGQFVHRVMAANYPQWAGEVSRQEPKEGTGARGQGDAENSIQNSKFKIQNSSQSSDSIQTLNFKTQNSPPHPTPHTPHPKIRVGYLSAHLMAHSAAAWARGWIREHDRDRFEIYCYHINQRVDFITQEFRDISDVFRQIPGSLETICPQVLADQLDILVLTDIGMDPQTTQIAGLRLAPVQCTAWGHPVTSGIPTIDYYLSSQLMEPENAQQHYSEKLILLPNIGICYPKPPLPEAQQPRSAFGLRQDGVVYLCFQSPYKYLPQYDRVFAQIAQQVPKAQFVFMRHSSSHIVERFQRRLQAAFAEYGLASSDYCVFLPKLDRGSYWSLNWVCDVFLDSFEWSGGNSTLEAAAYGLPVVTCPGKFMRGRHSAAILQMLGVTETIASTGEDYVAIAVQLGLNPSWRKEISESIVAHHAQLYDDKICVQALEAFYQQVSGKG
- a CDS encoding 2Fe-2S iron-sulfur cluster-binding protein; amino-acid sequence: MSVCIQFLPDDVTIAAEPGEPLLQVAARAGVSIPTGCLMGSCHACEVEIDGEEAICSCISAVPSGRSQMTVNLYCDPSW
- a CDS encoding tetratricopeptide repeat protein, with the translated sequence MPSTADLFAAAFQQHQSGQIPQAMQLYQQVLQQQPNHAGALNLMGVITCQAGNVPEGMRLYQRAVAAKPDFAEARFNLAIALELLGQPEAAIAQYRAALSLQPNNVEVHNNLGNLLIKQGGVEAGIGHFRQALSIQPNYVPAHINLGALLSGLGQAEAAISHLHQALRLQPNAILAHHHLGHILNGQGRMDEAAVHFQQALTIQPTAELHFSLGKTLEEQGRTQEAIAQFQSALHGQTRLCRRLLAKATGASGSLRYT